A genome region from Rhodopseudomonas boonkerdii includes the following:
- a CDS encoding SDR family NAD(P)-dependent oxidoreductase — protein sequence MMDFENMTVVVTGASRGIGRAIAEGFASFGAHLHLLADDPSVLSVADGLFASGHIADVTDSAALEDVFAKIGDIDVLVNNAGLERLTPLADLSEDNERIFRRIIDINITGTFLTTRHALPRMRANGRVISTSSAWGRAPEPLFSAYVASKHAIIGLTKTWAKELGPRGITANAVAPGWVRTDASLRSLEEMADRQSRSQQDMLDDILSGQALDGLMDPADVVGPYLFLASPMSVNITGQTIGVDRGEVPF from the coding sequence ATGATGGATTTCGAGAATATGACGGTCGTCGTGACAGGGGCGAGCCGTGGCATTGGGCGGGCGATCGCCGAAGGTTTTGCATCATTTGGCGCGCACCTTCATCTTTTGGCCGACGATCCATCGGTGCTGTCGGTCGCCGATGGACTGTTTGCGAGCGGTCACATTGCAGATGTGACCGACAGCGCAGCGCTCGAAGACGTGTTCGCTAAGATCGGAGATATCGATGTCCTCGTGAACAATGCCGGCCTGGAAAGACTAACGCCGCTGGCCGACCTTAGTGAGGACAACGAGCGGATTTTCAGGCGCATCATCGACATCAATATTACGGGCACATTCCTAACAACGCGGCATGCCTTGCCTCGCATGCGTGCGAATGGTCGGGTGATCTCGACATCCTCCGCCTGGGGGCGCGCGCCGGAACCGCTATTCAGTGCCTATGTCGCTTCCAAACATGCGATCATCGGGTTGACCAAAACATGGGCTAAGGAGCTCGGGCCGCGCGGCATCACCGCCAATGCGGTCGCGCCTGGATGGGTTCGCACCGATGCTTCCCTCCGATCGCTGGAGGAAATGGCCGACCGTCAGTCGCGATCGCAGCAGGACATGCTCGACGATATTCTGTCTGGGCAGGCGCTAGACGGATTGATGGATCCCGCCGATGTCGTCGGGCCCTATCTGTTCCTAGCGTCTCCCATGTCGGTCAATATTACGGGGCAGACGATCGGTGTCGACCGGGGCGAAGTGCCTTTCTGA
- a CDS encoding YybH family protein, with protein MSELLATGAQPIACQRPLRAPPRCVPPMRHAASSDITSKRRITVGAPSPELVDHWLAKAFNAQDVEAAAKMYHPEASVVRVEQVHGSNNVAKGSAGIKEVMAGYIGLKPHMDVIVHHTTVAGDFALCRSQWLISGEDKDGKKIEVHHHGMEVMRKLDNGEWVFFIDHPWGADASWTIDRPPHAD; from the coding sequence ATGTCCGAATTGCTGGCGACCGGCGCGCAGCCGATCGCCTGTCAACGCCCCTTGCGGGCACCGCCTCGTTGCGTTCCGCCCATGCGGCATGCAGCTTCATCTGACATCACATCGAAAAGGAGAATTACAGTGGGCGCACCGTCACCCGAACTCGTCGATCATTGGCTGGCCAAAGCCTTTAATGCGCAGGACGTCGAGGCCGCAGCCAAGATGTATCACCCCGAAGCCAGTGTTGTCCGGGTCGAGCAGGTTCACGGCAGCAACAATGTCGCCAAGGGAAGCGCCGGCATCAAGGAAGTGATGGCCGGTTATATTGGTCTGAAGCCGCATATGGATGTGATCGTGCATCATACCACCGTCGCCGGCGATTTCGCGCTGTGCCGGTCGCAGTGGCTGATCAGCGGCGAGGACAAAGACGGCAAGAAGATCGAGGTGCATCACCACGGGATGGAAGTGATGCGTAAGCTCGACAATGGCGAATGGGTGTTCTTCATCGACCACCCGTGGGGAGCCGACGCGAGCTGGACGATCGACCGCCCGCCGCACGCAGATTGA
- a CDS encoding FMN-dependent NADH-azoreductase, whose translation MTKILHIDSSSQTCGTSYSRKFSLQVVQRLQDLTGGEIVSRDLVRSALPHVSDAFVEAMFVSAEDRTAEQSLALALSETLIGELESADAVVIGCPMYNYSIPSALKAWLDHIVRARRTFVHTPEGPRGLLRDRPTYIVTSSGGLYREGLGTKVDFLSPYLTAVLGKIGLHDLRFVQVEGVALGGEALGAALERVEADIASVSFVAHAQSAYAN comes from the coding sequence ATGACCAAAATACTTCATATCGATAGCAGTTCGCAGACCTGCGGCACATCCTATAGTCGGAAATTCTCGTTGCAGGTCGTGCAGCGACTGCAAGATCTGACGGGCGGTGAGATTGTCTCGCGCGATCTGGTTCGTTCCGCACTTCCTCACGTCAGCGATGCGTTCGTCGAAGCGATGTTCGTCTCCGCGGAGGATCGAACTGCGGAGCAATCATTGGCGCTCGCGCTTTCCGAGACACTCATTGGCGAGCTGGAAAGCGCCGACGCTGTGGTCATCGGTTGCCCGATGTATAACTACTCCATCCCGTCGGCCCTGAAGGCATGGCTAGATCATATCGTAAGAGCACGACGAACTTTCGTGCATACGCCGGAAGGCCCACGAGGCCTGTTGCGGGATCGCCCGACTTACATCGTCACATCGTCGGGTGGCCTGTATCGCGAGGGGCTGGGAACCAAGGTCGATTTTCTGTCGCCCTATCTCACCGCTGTGCTTGGAAAGATCGGCCTGCACGATCTTAGATTCGTCCAGGTCGAGGGCGTCGCGCTGGGGGGCGAGGCTCTGGGAGCCGCGCTTGAGCGGGTTGAGGCCGATATCGCGTCAGTCTCGTTCGTGGCTCACGCGCAAAGCGCCTACGCGAATTAA
- a CDS encoding LysR family transcriptional regulator — MRDWNDLRLVLAIGRNGTLKGAAADLGHTHSTLFRWLNSLEERTGARLFERKGGHYTPTAAGERVVAAAERVELETVTLDREISGIDARLSGSLRATSSETIAYRILNSVLAEFHRAHPGIEIELIVDNRQLDLARREADVAIRATRPTDGNLFGGKIANVAWTLYGSRDYVLAHGPVLSLKNCEHHKFVGWDLAATAGASKWLNEAVRQDSIIYRSSSLINQLMAAKAGIGLALLPCYLGDLEPDIERVVSPIKELSRELWLVTHQDSRQTARIKAFFDIVGAGLRARRPLLEGRQAGE, encoded by the coding sequence ATGCGTGATTGGAATGACCTGCGACTCGTCTTGGCCATCGGCCGCAACGGCACATTGAAGGGCGCAGCAGCAGATTTAGGGCATACGCATTCGACGTTGTTTCGATGGTTGAACTCTTTGGAAGAGCGAACCGGTGCAAGATTATTCGAGAGGAAGGGTGGTCACTACACGCCGACCGCGGCTGGCGAGCGGGTTGTCGCTGCTGCGGAGCGCGTTGAACTGGAGACGGTGACGCTCGACCGTGAAATCTCTGGTATCGATGCGAGATTGAGCGGGAGTTTGCGGGCGACATCTTCGGAGACGATCGCTTATCGCATCTTGAACAGCGTCTTGGCGGAGTTTCATCGGGCGCATCCGGGGATCGAAATCGAGCTCATTGTCGACAACAGGCAGCTCGATCTTGCGCGCCGCGAGGCGGACGTCGCGATTCGTGCGACGCGTCCCACCGATGGAAATCTCTTTGGCGGCAAGATCGCTAATGTCGCCTGGACTCTCTATGGCAGCCGCGACTACGTTCTTGCGCACGGGCCGGTCCTCAGTCTGAAGAATTGCGAACATCACAAATTCGTCGGATGGGACCTGGCCGCGACCGCGGGCGCATCGAAATGGTTGAATGAAGCGGTGCGGCAGGACTCGATCATCTACCGATCCAGCAGTCTGATCAATCAGCTCATGGCTGCGAAGGCTGGAATCGGGCTGGCGCTTCTGCCTTGCTATCTCGGTGATCTGGAACCGGATATCGAGCGCGTCGTCAGCCCCATCAAGGAGCTATCGCGCGAGCTATGGCTCGTGACCCATCAGGACTCGCGGCAGACCGCGAGAATAAAGGCATTCTTCGATATTGTCGGTGCGGGCCTGCGCGCCCGCCGCCCGCTTCTGGAGGGCAGGCAGGCTGGAGAATAG
- a CDS encoding glutathione S-transferase family protein, with protein sequence MSHLFVDAESGMIPIDFYTFATPNGRKVAIMLEELELSYESHIIDIERGEQKSPEFLRKNPNGKIPVVVDHATNKTIFESCAILLYLAETYGPSFAMHEDERLELLQWLFFQVGHIGPMIGQLWHFKEFASEQIPSAISRYEKECYRLFSVLDDRLVARDYINGRYSISDIATWPWIDAANSQLGLSFEQFPHLKRWHAAISERPAVIRSASIGHHSPTAAFTPDGSAQ encoded by the coding sequence ATGTCTCATCTCTTCGTTGATGCGGAGTCCGGCATGATCCCTATAGACTTCTACACTTTCGCCACACCGAACGGTCGAAAGGTTGCGATCATGCTCGAAGAGCTCGAACTTTCTTACGAGAGTCACATCATCGATATCGAGCGTGGAGAACAGAAGTCGCCGGAATTCCTCCGCAAGAATCCCAATGGGAAGATTCCGGTGGTCGTCGATCATGCAACCAACAAAACGATTTTCGAATCCTGCGCGATTTTGCTCTACTTGGCCGAAACATATGGCCCGAGTTTCGCTATGCATGAAGACGAACGGCTCGAATTGCTGCAATGGCTATTTTTCCAGGTCGGCCATATCGGACCCATGATCGGACAGTTATGGCACTTCAAAGAGTTCGCCAGCGAGCAGATCCCAAGCGCGATCTCTCGCTATGAGAAGGAATGTTACCGACTGTTTTCAGTCCTCGACGATCGTCTGGTAGCACGAGACTACATCAACGGTCGCTATAGCATCAGCGACATTGCCACCTGGCCTTGGATCGACGCGGCGAATAGCCAACTCGGCCTCTCCTTCGAGCAGTTTCCGCATCTCAAAAGATGGCATGCGGCCATATCCGAACGACCTGCAGTGATAAGATCAGCTTCCATTGGTCATCACTCCCCGACCGCTGCGTTTACTCCGGATGGGAGTGCGCAATAG
- the hydA gene encoding dihydropyrimidinase, with translation MACGHIRTTCSDKISFHWSSLPDRCVYSGWECAIVTPEFDLVIRNGTVVTAADVVQCDVGIKNGKISAIAERLPVSASDIDASDLFVMPGGIDSHVHIAQDSPDAKMADDFATGSRSAAAGGNTTFIPFVVQPRGASLRQCVEDYHQLAAGQCHVDYGFHLIITDPSSVVLGQELPALVRDGYTSFKVFMTYDDMVLNDRQILEVFDCARRERALVMVHCEGYDTIKFMTERLETQARTQPFFHAVSRPEPIEREATHRAISFSELIDVPIMIVHVSGREAMEQVRWAQQKGLKIYAETCPQYISLTADDLKGIGAPEAGGKYVCSPPPRDHDSWEAIWEGLRLGVFSTFSSDHCPFYYDSPVGKLSPKGKQSFRWIPNGIPGVETRMQILFSEGVVKGRITLEQFVALTSTNHAKMYGLYPQKGSIAVGCDADIAIWDPRSKHTITQSALHHGSDYTPWEGFEVTGCVVKTILRGRVIFDRANDSVLNSAPAGEFMKRKFSAYAAPQPHITSAE, from the coding sequence ATGGCATGCGGCCATATCCGAACGACCTGCAGTGATAAGATCAGCTTCCATTGGTCATCACTCCCCGACCGCTGCGTTTACTCCGGATGGGAGTGCGCAATAGTGACACCTGAATTCGATCTCGTCATTCGCAATGGCACGGTTGTCACCGCAGCAGATGTGGTCCAATGCGATGTCGGGATCAAGAATGGAAAGATCTCGGCGATCGCCGAGCGCTTGCCGGTGAGCGCCAGCGATATCGATGCGAGTGATCTCTTCGTGATGCCAGGCGGCATCGACAGCCACGTTCACATCGCGCAGGACAGTCCCGACGCCAAGATGGCGGACGACTTTGCGACGGGATCGCGCTCGGCTGCCGCTGGCGGCAATACGACCTTTATCCCGTTCGTCGTTCAGCCGCGCGGAGCATCGCTCAGACAATGTGTCGAGGACTATCATCAGCTGGCGGCCGGCCAATGTCACGTGGACTATGGATTCCATCTGATCATCACCGATCCTTCGTCCGTCGTACTCGGGCAGGAATTGCCGGCTCTCGTGCGCGATGGCTACACATCATTCAAGGTCTTCATGACCTATGACGACATGGTACTAAACGATCGCCAGATCTTGGAAGTTTTCGATTGCGCCCGACGGGAGCGCGCCCTCGTGATGGTTCACTGCGAGGGTTACGACACCATCAAATTCATGACCGAGCGCCTCGAAACACAGGCCCGGACCCAACCTTTCTTCCATGCCGTTTCACGCCCGGAGCCCATTGAGCGCGAAGCGACGCATCGCGCCATATCGTTTTCAGAACTAATCGACGTTCCGATCATGATCGTGCATGTCTCCGGCCGCGAAGCGATGGAGCAGGTTCGATGGGCCCAGCAGAAGGGTCTCAAAATCTACGCAGAGACATGTCCGCAATACATTTCGCTGACCGCCGACGACCTGAAAGGCATCGGCGCCCCTGAGGCCGGCGGCAAGTATGTCTGTTCGCCGCCGCCACGCGATCACGACAGTTGGGAAGCCATATGGGAGGGCCTGCGGCTCGGCGTGTTCTCTACATTCTCGTCGGATCATTGCCCGTTCTATTACGATAGCCCCGTGGGCAAGCTGTCGCCGAAAGGCAAGCAGTCATTCCGATGGATCCCAAACGGGATACCCGGCGTCGAAACGCGAATGCAGATCCTGTTCTCGGAGGGCGTCGTCAAAGGACGTATCACCCTTGAGCAATTCGTTGCCCTGACATCGACAAATCATGCGAAAATGTATGGCCTCTATCCCCAAAAGGGATCTATCGCTGTTGGCTGCGATGCAGATATCGCCATTTGGGATCCGCGCAGCAAGCACACGATCACTCAAAGTGCCCTTCACCACGGCTCCGACTATACGCCATGGGAAGGCTTCGAAGTCACCGGCTGCGTTGTCAAAACCATCCTGCGCGGCAGGGTGATTTTTGATAGAGCCAATGATTCAGTACTGAATTCAGCTCCCGCAGGCGAGTTTATGAAGCGCAAATTTTCAGCATATGCCGCGCCCCAACCTCATATCACATCGGCTGAATAA
- a CDS encoding ureidoglycolate lyase: MSPAIIVAEPLTPEAFAPYGEVLRPPDAIDRQHFAADLVNLRPDARLNLSIVRSPVIDLAIEVNELEHHPYSAQAFIPIDVDHYVVLVTLNSEDDLPELPRMKAFVATRHQGICYRPGIWHLGMTTIQRPGAFALLVYEDGTANDCLFCRIPAARLDISMAGVLS, translated from the coding sequence ATGAGTCCTGCTATCATCGTTGCAGAACCACTGACACCAGAAGCTTTCGCGCCATATGGCGAGGTTTTACGACCCCCGGACGCGATCGATCGCCAACACTTCGCAGCCGATCTCGTCAATCTGCGTCCTGACGCGCGCCTCAATCTTTCGATTGTGCGCTCGCCGGTCATCGACCTGGCCATAGAGGTCAACGAGCTTGAGCATCATCCCTATTCCGCGCAGGCGTTCATTCCCATCGATGTCGATCACTATGTCGTACTCGTCACCCTAAATAGCGAGGACGACTTGCCTGAATTGCCAAGGATGAAGGCATTTGTCGCTACGCGCCATCAGGGCATTTGCTACCGGCCCGGCATTTGGCATCTCGGAATGACGACCATTCAGCGCCCCGGTGCATTTGCGTTGCTCGTTTACGAAGACGGCACAGCGAATGATTGCCTATTTTGCCGCATCCCCGCCGCTCGGCTTGATATCTCAATGGCAGGCGTTCTTTCATGA
- a CDS encoding amidohydrolase family protein — translation MNEDIFQARWLVRGILAKHAPDIVSDGAILVRGGVIVDSGDLAAMRRLAPLAKVRHYPRHMILPGFVNAHHHVGLTPLQLGSQDEPLELWWTTRMAARSVNFYLDTLYSAFEMLASGITTVQHIQGWLPGPLENIQPIASRTLDAYRDIGMRASYSFAIRQQNRLVYQDDDTFCASLPPELGNELRDYLRAQAIPFDDNFALFDALQRTKGSERIKIQLAPGNLHWVSDEQMSAISTKAVAAGVPMHMHLLETPYQMEYARRRTGTTAVKHLDRLGVLGPTFTMGHGVWLSEDDIGIVKQSGSCVCHNCSSNFRLRSGTAPLNRFHAHGVPVGIGLDEAGINDDRDMLQEMRLILRVHRSPGMDDGVPSCSDVLRMATEHGAATTGWGVSIGTLYPGKIFDAVMIDYEQATYPYQDDDIPPLDAIIQRAKLPAVSAVFVGGEIVYENGKFTKIDRDAILAEIAEQLALPRSKQELQMRGLSQKLVPHVRSFYDGYIRAT, via the coding sequence ATGAATGAAGATATTTTTCAGGCAAGATGGCTGGTGCGGGGCATCCTCGCCAAGCATGCTCCGGACATCGTAAGCGACGGCGCGATTCTCGTTCGTGGAGGGGTCATTGTTGATAGCGGCGACCTTGCGGCTATGCGGCGACTGGCGCCGCTGGCGAAGGTCAGACATTACCCGCGCCACATGATCTTGCCGGGCTTTGTGAATGCACATCATCATGTCGGCCTGACGCCGCTGCAGCTTGGATCGCAGGACGAGCCTCTCGAACTATGGTGGACGACCAGGATGGCGGCCCGCTCCGTCAACTTTTATCTGGATACGCTCTATTCGGCATTCGAGATGCTTGCTTCGGGCATCACTACGGTCCAGCACATCCAAGGGTGGTTGCCTGGTCCGCTGGAGAATATACAGCCCATCGCATCGCGAACGCTCGATGCCTATCGCGACATTGGAATGCGCGCGTCTTACAGTTTTGCCATCCGCCAGCAGAATCGCCTTGTCTACCAGGACGACGACACATTCTGCGCCAGCCTGCCTCCGGAACTGGGTAACGAGTTGCGCGATTACCTGCGCGCGCAGGCCATTCCCTTCGACGACAACTTTGCTCTCTTCGACGCGTTGCAGCGCACGAAAGGTAGCGAGCGCATCAAAATCCAATTGGCGCCGGGCAATCTGCACTGGGTCTCCGATGAGCAGATGAGCGCCATTAGCACGAAGGCCGTTGCGGCAGGCGTTCCCATGCATATGCATTTGCTGGAGACGCCCTATCAGATGGAATATGCACGGCGCCGAACTGGAACCACCGCCGTCAAACACCTGGATAGATTAGGCGTGCTTGGGCCGACATTTACCATGGGCCACGGCGTCTGGCTGAGCGAAGACGATATTGGAATTGTCAAGCAAAGCGGATCGTGTGTCTGCCATAACTGCTCTTCCAACTTCCGGCTCAGGTCAGGGACAGCCCCGCTCAATCGCTTCCATGCGCATGGCGTACCGGTCGGCATCGGTCTCGACGAAGCGGGCATCAACGACGACCGTGACATGCTGCAGGAAATGCGGCTGATCCTGCGCGTTCATCGGAGCCCGGGCATGGACGATGGTGTTCCCTCATGCTCCGACGTGCTTCGCATGGCAACTGAACATGGCGCTGCGACCACCGGATGGGGCGTCTCGATCGGCACGCTCTATCCGGGGAAAATCTTCGATGCGGTCATGATCGATTATGAGCAGGCAACCTATCCGTATCAGGACGACGATATCCCGCCGCTCGATGCGATTATTCAACGCGCCAAGCTGCCCGCGGTGTCAGCGGTCTTCGTCGGCGGCGAGATCGTTTACGAAAATGGAAAGTTTACGAAGATTGACCGCGATGCCATTCTGGCCGAGATCGCAGAGCAGCTCGCTTTGCCTCGTTCAAAGCAGGAATTACAGATGCGCGGTTTGAGCCAAAAGCTCGTTCCACATGTTAGATCGTTTTATGACGGATACATACGCGCGACGTAG
- a CDS encoding site-specific integrase has translation MARQPAENHNEINRPLKALCFLPPDWYTRVVHMALSMSRPWKHPDSGYYWFRRRVPDDLRELIGKREERLSLGTRDPVEAKRLHALKLAEVEERWSNLRKSRRSLSVDEIAREAAMAADAVRRQLDLDPYQPLDWDLDVGATLWTPHLARGELYTDVREALPSADLRRTKHRDTCYAFIDQHLHRRGLAPHEDDRERLAKAFTLEMQKLMQQHQAFLLGKVDAGYQRQRPLERPSLPAAMPLSFDTILDGWKLEKKPNKKTEYVWKRVLGEFRAFIGHDDVRGVKAENFVEWKADLLGKGLAAKTIRDGKLAPVRAIFQWAADNRKLEINPGARVTIDLKASASERRRGYSDEEATLILSKARNEGESHLRWGPWISCYTGARIAEICQLRGEDVKQIEGVWCIAFAAEAGSLKNANSERIVPVHPALEGEGFLSFAAKNPTGPLFPELKPDRFGSRGGTGTKVISKWIRSLGIIDKRISPNHSWRHRLKTLGRRHGLAVDILNAMTGHGRKTVADTYGEFPPEALKRELLKIPGVDIG, from the coding sequence ATGGCCCGCCAGCCAGCCGAAAACCACAATGAAATCAATAGGCCATTGAAAGCATTGTGCTTTCTGCCGCCCGATTGGTACACACGGGTGGTACACATGGCTCTATCAATGTCTCGTCCTTGGAAGCATCCAGACAGCGGCTACTATTGGTTCCGGCGACGTGTGCCGGACGATCTCCGGGAGCTTATCGGTAAACGCGAAGAGCGGCTGAGCCTGGGTACCCGCGATCCGGTCGAGGCGAAGCGTCTCCACGCCTTGAAACTTGCCGAGGTCGAGGAGCGTTGGTCAAACCTCCGCAAAAGCCGCCGCTCGCTTTCTGTAGATGAGATTGCCAGGGAGGCTGCTATGGCTGCCGACGCGGTACGGCGCCAGCTAGATCTCGATCCCTATCAGCCGCTTGATTGGGATCTTGATGTGGGAGCAACTCTCTGGACACCCCATCTGGCGCGCGGCGAACTTTACACCGATGTTCGCGAGGCTTTGCCGTCGGCAGATCTGCGCCGGACCAAACATCGGGACACCTGCTATGCCTTCATTGATCAGCATTTGCATCGTCGGGGTCTTGCCCCGCACGAAGACGACCGAGAGCGCTTGGCCAAAGCCTTCACGCTCGAGATGCAGAAACTGATGCAGCAGCATCAAGCGTTCCTTCTGGGGAAGGTCGACGCCGGCTATCAGCGTCAACGGCCTTTAGAGCGGCCGTCTCTGCCCGCTGCAATGCCGCTGTCCTTCGACACCATTCTGGATGGCTGGAAGCTAGAGAAGAAGCCCAACAAAAAGACTGAGTATGTCTGGAAGAGGGTCCTAGGTGAGTTCCGCGCTTTTATTGGCCACGACGATGTGCGCGGCGTGAAAGCCGAGAATTTTGTCGAATGGAAAGCGGATTTGCTAGGCAAAGGATTAGCTGCCAAAACCATTCGCGATGGCAAGCTTGCTCCCGTCCGTGCAATTTTCCAGTGGGCGGCAGACAATCGAAAACTTGAGATCAACCCTGGCGCTCGCGTCACGATCGATCTGAAAGCTAGCGCGTCCGAGCGCCGACGGGGCTACTCCGACGAAGAAGCTACCCTTATCCTTTCGAAGGCGCGAAACGAGGGAGAAAGCCATCTGCGCTGGGGCCCTTGGATTAGTTGTTATACTGGAGCCCGGATTGCGGAAATCTGTCAGTTGCGAGGCGAGGACGTTAAACAGATCGAGGGTGTCTGGTGCATCGCTTTTGCTGCTGAAGCTGGATCGTTGAAGAACGCAAACTCTGAGCGGATCGTGCCCGTTCATCCCGCTCTCGAAGGCGAGGGCTTTTTGTCGTTCGCGGCGAAAAACCCAACGGGACCATTGTTTCCCGAGTTGAAGCCTGATCGATTTGGTTCTCGCGGTGGCACAGGTACGAAAGTTATCAGCAAGTGGATCCGGTCACTCGGGATCATCGATAAGCGCATCTCGCCCAATCATTCATGGCGCCATCGATTGAAGACTCTTGGTCGCCGTCATGGTCTTGCAGTCGACATCCTGAACGCGATGACGGGGCACGGGCGAAAGACGGTGGCTGACACTTACGGTGAATTCCCGCCCGAAGCCTTGAAGCGGGAGCTTCTAAAAATTCCCGGCGTCGACATCGGTTAA
- a CDS encoding ribbon-helix-helix protein, CopG family: MSDRSKKLGPRVTVSVTPGDYDTLNTLAEKDNVSVSWVVRRAIHEYLRRHQQPARAVRRPALDKRAAAPERT; encoded by the coding sequence ATGAGTGATCGATCAAAAAAGCTCGGCCCCCGTGTCACCGTCAGCGTCACGCCCGGAGACTACGACACGCTGAACACGCTCGCCGAAAAGGACAACGTATCCGTGTCCTGGGTCGTGCGGCGTGCCATCCATGAATATTTGCGGCGACACCAGCAGCCCGCACGGGCTGTGCGGCGGCCGGCTCTGGACAAGCGGGCAGCGGCACCGGAGCGGACATGA